The Helianthus annuus cultivar XRQ/B chromosome 16, HanXRQr2.0-SUNRISE, whole genome shotgun sequence genome includes a window with the following:
- the LOC110919186 gene encoding extensin-2-like produces MEMDDDPNPEMQTGTPGHPISISSGSPFQGSPYRGPDSFQERMGTYDWYFTPSYHSSPAQLPLVEPQLQAVSPPPLPVEEPPQPPPEPPRRRRNARMSVRGGPRFSSPHGSSSYPPIPEDPQLGGPSNAAPEANPPQASYAPHQPPAGFDNPIPTYPGSSGYNPYENPSGYPSGYGTHDPYLTAVQYHHLYPSTYLSMHPTEYPIQGYQYPPYQAPPPQQLQQQQQTQEILERLDKVENKARKNKERHTSFMKGLANLIKGKKK; encoded by the coding sequence ATGGAGATGGATGATGACCCCAACCCGGAGATGCAAACAGGAACCCCGGGCCACCCTATCAGCATATCTAGTGGGTCTCCGTTTCAGGGATCCCCTTACCGTGGGCCTGATTCCTTTCAGGAGAGGATGGGTACCTATGATTGGTATTTTACCCCTTCCTACCATAGCTCTCCAGCCCAACTACCTTTGGTTGAACCTCAACTTCAAGCTgtttcaccaccaccactcccggTAGAGGAGCCACCGCAGCCACCTCCCGAGCCTCCTAGGCGAAGGAGGAACGCACgcatgtccgtgcgaggaggaccCCGTTTCAGTTCTCCTCATGGTTCGAGTTCCTATCCCCCTATCCCAGAGGACCCCCAGTTGGGCGGACCCTCAAACGCGGCACCGGAGGCTAATCCTCCGCAAGCTTCTTATGCACCACATCAGCCGCCTgcgggttttgataacccaatcccgaCATACCCAGGTTCATCCGGGTACAATCCTTATGAGAACCCGTCGGGGTATCCATCGGGCTATGGAACTCACGACCCATATCTTACGGCTGTGCAGTATCATCACCTTTATCCTTCTACTTACCTTTCTATGCATCCAACTGAATACCCGATTCAGGGTTATCAGTACCCTCCGTACCAGGCACCTCCTCCCCAGCAGCTACAGCAACAGCAACAAACTCAGGAAATTCTGGAGAGGCTAGATAAGGTTGAGAACAAGGCTAGGAAGAACAAGGAAAGGCATACTAGCTTTATGAAAGGCCTTGCGAACCTTATCAAAGGGAAGAAGAAGTAG